In Glycine max cultivar Williams 82 chromosome 7, Glycine_max_v4.0, whole genome shotgun sequence, a single window of DNA contains:
- the LOC100776965 gene encoding DNA mismatch repair protein MSH7 produces MLRYFHRISGDRPPTTPPVQQPNGNVTAAVNQRPPADDVRGTDTPPEKVPRRVLPANFAPNEKESGPSLFESIMHKFVKVDDNERVTQRSHSLNGSLPKSSLPVGICADTDCKVVNKAEAAFQPLVKVKDNAVNFKEKANQENIVVVETDDNVTGPETPGMLPLASHVKRSREDGSKFGSLLNSGKRVRFLDGSLELDMTKKEAEVASKFEWLDPSRIRDANGRRPDNPLYDRTTLYIPPEVLGKMSASQKQYWSVKCKYMDVLLFFKVGKFYELYEMDADIGHKELDWKITLSGVGKCRQVGISESGIDDAVLKLVARGYKVGRVEQLETSGEAKSRGANSVVRRKLVQVLTPSTNVDGNIGPDAVHLLAIKEENNVLDNGAVVYGFAFVDCARLRFWVGSIDDDASCSALGALLVQVSPKEVIYDSRGLSKEAQKALRKFSLNGSRTLQFTPVQSITDLVNNEIRDLIHSKGYFKGSSHLLDHVLSNVIHREITLSALGRLIGHLDRLMLDDVLQNGDLYPYQVYKGCLKMDGPTMINLELFFNNEDGGKSGSLYNCLDKCVTSSGKRLLRNWICCPLIDPEIINKRLDVVDDLMANPEIVPHIAQHLRRLPDLEHLLGRIKSSLQLSGPLLLPLLGKKILKQRVKVFGSLVRGLRTALSLLLLLQKEQPLISSLTKVFKLPILTGSNGLDQFLAQFEAAVDSDFPNYQNHNVADSDAETLKILAELFLEKAAQWFEVVHAINCIDVLRSFAVTSTFSCGTMSRPVIVASKGTSKDNGRTVLKMKGLWHPFALGDSGCLPVPNDVILGENEDGLYPRTLLLTGPNMGGKSTLLRSTCLAVIMAQLGCYVPCESCVLSAVDIIFTRLGAKDRIMTGESTFFIECTETASVLQNATQDSLVILDELGRGTSTFDGYAIAYAVFRHLIEKVNCRMLFATHYHPLTKEFASHPRVIMQHMACAFNSKSDTHSMRDQELVFLYRLASGPCPESYGLQVALMAGIPEKTVNIASKSSQKMKKSIGQSFRSSEQRSEFSTLHEEWLKTLVSISRIEDCNSLDEDALDTLISLWYELKTSFISGK; encoded by the exons ATGCTTAGATATTTTCACCGAATTTCCGGCGACCGGCCACCCACCACTCCGCCGGTTCAGCAGCCCAACGGCAACGTCACTGCCGCTGTCAACCAACGGCCACCGGCCGATGACGTCAGAGGAACCGACACGCCACCGGAAAAGGTGCCGCGGCGCGTTTTACCGGCAAATTTCGCGCCAAACGAGAAAGAATCTGGTCCCTCCCTGTTTGAAAGCATCATGCACAAATTTGTCAAGGTCGACGACAACGAAAGAGTTACTCAGAG gaGCCACTCATTGAATGGTAGTTTGCCTAAATCTTCTTTACCAGTGGGAATATGTGCTGATACTGATTGTAAAGTGGTGAACAAGGCAGAAGCAGCTTTTCAACCTTTGGTGAAAGTGAAAGATAATGCTGTGAATTTCAAGGAAAAGGCTAATCAAGAGAACATTGTGGTGGTTGAAACTGATGATAATGTCACTGGACCAGAAACCCCAGGGATGCTGCCTCTTGCTTCTCATGTGAAGCGAAGTCGAGAGGATGGATCCAAGTTTGGTTCGTTGCTGAATTCTGGCAAACGAGTTAGATTTCTTGACGGTTCATTGGAATTGGACATGACTAAGAAGGAAGCAGAAGTGGCTAGCAAGTTTGAATGGCTCGATCCTTCTCGAATCAGGGATGCTAATGGAAGAAGGCCGGATAATCCTTTGTATGACAGGACAACGCTTTATATTCCTCCAGAAGTTTTGGGGAAAATGTCAGCATCACAGAAACAGTATTGGAGTGTCAAATGTAAATATATGgatgttttgcttttttttaaagtg GGAAAATTTTATGAGCTTTATGAAATGGATGCCGACATTGGCCATAAGGAGCTTGATTGGAAAATAACGTTAAGTGGTGTTGGAAAATGTCGGCAG GTTGGTATATCTGAAAGTGGGATTGATGATGCTGTTCTAAAGCTGGTTGCACGTGG GTATAAGGTTGGACGAGTGGAGCAATTAGAGACATCTGGAGAAGCAAAGTCTAGAGGAGCTAACTCT GTTGTTCGGAGAAAATTAGTTCAGGTACTCACTCCATCAACCAATGTGGATGGTAATATTGGTCCTGATGCTGTTCACCTTCTTGCAATAAAAGAG GAAAACAATGTCTTGGATAATGGTGCAGTTGTGTATGGATTTGCTTTTGTTGATTGTGCTCGGCTTAGATTTTGGGTTGGCTCCATAGACGACGATGCTTCCTGTTCTGCTTTGGGGGCTTTATTGGTGCAA GTGTCACCCAAGGAAGTTATATATGATAGTAGAG GTTTGTCCAAAGAAGCTCAGAAGGCACTTAGAAAATTCTCGTTGAATG GTTCGAGGACACTACAGTTCACTCCAGTTCAGTCCATCACTGACTTGGTGAACAATGAAATTAGGGATTTAATTCACTCAAAGGGATACTTCAAAGGCTCGTCTCATTTGCTGGATCATGTACTGAGCAATGTGATTCATCGTGAAATCACCTTGTCTGCCCTAGGCAGGCTGATTGGTCATCTGGATAGATTGATG CTGGATGATGTCCTACAGAATGGGGATTTATATCCATACCAAGTTTACAAGGGTTGCCTCAAAATGGATGGTCCAACAATGATAAATCTAGAACTCTTTTTCAATAATGAGGATGGTGGCAAATCAG GTTCATTGTACAATTGTCTTGATAAGTGTGTAACTTCATCTGGAAAGCGGCTTCTTAGGAACTGGATCTGCTGTCCATTAATAGATCctgaaataattaacaaaaggcTTGATGTAGTGGATGATCTAATGGCTAACCCAGAGATTGTGCCACATATTGCTCAACATCTTCGCAGGCTTCCAGACTTGGAACATTTGCTTGGCCGAATTAAGTCCAGCCTTCAATTATCAGGCCCTCTCTTATTGCCCCTATtgggaaagaaaatattgaagcaGAGG GTGAAAGTGTTTGGATCACTTGTGAGAGGCCTTCGGACTGCTTTGAGTTTGTTGCTTCTTCTACAGAAAGAGCAGCCTCTAATATCGTCTTTGACCAAAGTTTTTAAACTTCCAATTCTGACTGGTAGTAACGGGCTTGATCAATTTCTTGCTCAGTTTGAAGCAGCAGTAGACAGTGACTTCCCAAATTACCAG AATCACAATGTTGCAGATTCTGATGCTGAAACACTCAAAATACTTGCTGAATTATTTTTGGAGAAAGCTGCTCAGTGGTTTGAAGTTGTTCATGCCATCAATTGCATTGATGTATTAAGATCTTTTGCTGTTACTTCTACCTTTTCTTGCGGAACTATGTCTAGGCCAGTTATAGTGGCATCAAAAGGTACAAGTAAAGACAATGGCAGAACAGTGCTCAAGATGAAGGGACTATGGCATCCATTTGCCCTTGGAGACAGTGGATGTTTGCCTGTCCCCAATGATGTGATCCTTGGTGAGAATGAAGATGGGTTGTATCCTCGAACTTTGCTGCTTACTGGACCAAACATGGGTGGAAAGTCAACACTTCTGCGTTCCACCTGTCTGGCTGTTATTATGGCCCAG CTAGGCTGTTATGTGCCATGTGAAAGTTGTGTTCTCTCAGCTGTGGATATCATCTTCACACGACTTGGAGCCAAAGATAGAATCATGACAGGCGAGA GTACCTTCTTTATTGAGTGTACTGAAACGGCATCGGTgcttcagaatgctactcaaGATTCTCTTGTTATCCTTGATGAATTGGGTCGGGGAACAAGCACTTTTGATGGCTATGCCATTGCTTATGCA GTATTCCGGCATCTGATTGAAAAAGTTAACTGTCGCATGCTATTTGCCACCCACTACCATCCACTCACGAAAGAGTTTGCTTCTCATCCACGTGTTATAATGCAACACATGGCTTGTGCTTTCAATTCAAAATCGGATACCCACTCCATGCGTGATCAGGAACTAGTTTTCCTATATCGGCTTGCCTCCGGACCATGTCCAGAGAGCTACGGCTTGCAGGTGGCCCTCATGGCTGGAATCCCAGAAAAAACGGTAAACATTGCTTCTAAGTCAAGCCAGAAGatgaaaaaatcaattggacaaaGTTTTAGGTCAAGCGAACAGAGATCAGAGTTCTCAACCCTTCATGAAGAATGGTTGAAGACCTTGGTATCTATCTCACGCATAGAGGATTGTAACTCTTTGGATGAAGATGCTTTAGATACATTAATCTCTCTGTGGTATGAACttaaaacttcatttatatCAGGCAAGTAA